The Artemia franciscana chromosome 11, ASM3288406v1, whole genome shotgun sequence DNA segment taagctaggacgatgaaatttggcaagcgtatcagggaccggaccagattaaattagaaatagtcgttttcccgatttgaccatctggggggggggggagaaggggccggttaattcggaaaaatagaaaaaatgaagtatttttaacttatgagcgggtgattggatcttaatgaaatttgatgtttggaatgatattgtgtctcagagctcttattttaaatcccgactgggtctgatgacattggggggagtaggagggggaaacctaaaatcttggaaaacacttagagtagagggatcgggatgaaacttgatgggaaaaataagcgcaagtcccagatacatgattgacataatcggaacttatttgctctctttggggtagttgggagggggggagtaagtcttaaaaattagaaaaatgaggtattttcaacttacgaacgggtgatcggatctcaatgaaatttgatgtttagaaggatgtcgtgtcttagagctcttattttaaatcccgaccggatctggtgatgggggcggggagttgggagggggaaacctaaaacttggaaaacacttagagtggagggatcgggatgaaacatggtgggaaaaataaacacaagtcctagatagatgattgacataaacagaacggatccgctctcttttgggtagttgggggggggggggttaattctgaaaaattagaaaaaatgaggtatttttaacttacgaacgggtgattggatctccatgaaatttgatttttagaaggatatcgtggctcaaagctcttattttaaatcctgaccggatctggtgacattgggggaagttggggtggggagacctaaaatgatgggaaacgcttagattggagggattggaatgaaacttggttggaaaagtgagcaaaagtcttgcatacgtaatttacataattggaacggatccgctcaattgcgggggggggggggggggtaattctgaaaaataagaaaaataacgtatttttaacttacgaaggagtgatcggatcttcatgaaacttcatatttagaaggacctcgtaactccgatatcttattttaaatctcaaccggatcaaacgtaattggggggggcagttggggggaccggaaatcttagaaaatacctaaagcggtgagatcaggacataactggaccggatctgctctctttggtggaattgggaggggggaggtaattttgaaaattgaggtatttgtaacttacgaaagggtgaccagatcttaatgagctcttggctcttccgacctcgtaccatatgagctctcggctcttccgacctcgtcacaagtgccatatgagctcttagctcttgttatttaatGAAGAGCAATTATAAAATATCTTCGTTGATTTATTCCGTTACGGGGGCGgagaagaaaagtgaaaacaaaaatagacgAATCAGATTCAAATTTAGAGAAGAATCGTAACCTTTCTAAAGTTTGGGGGCCTAAGAGTCTTGAGTCCCCTTAAGCATTTGGGTTAGACCCTCCCCCCGGTTATCTGCTGGCATCTAAGTAATGTATTTAGTATAAATATGTATAACAATTACGTTTTTCGGTGGATATGTTCTGTATTCAGCTCAGATGATTTATTTTCGCTGGTTTAGGACTAGACTACGATCAACGTTCATAAAAATAACTAACTCTCACTTTTTGTATGTATGCTCACTGCACTTAGGAATTTTGTCATTTGGCTTGATAGACCCGTGGTATAATAGTCTTGAGGAGACCGATGGGTGAGACTTGGGTCCGCAATGGGCCATAGTCTCGATGATCAGAAACCACACGTGTCCTCATACAaatatctcttattttgaaaaattccgttttgttttttcattgaacaaattaaagaaaagaaatgtatCAGATTTCCCCTCcttgattttgagaaaatgcGTTCTCTTCCTAGATTTTAGTGAATTGACCTTACTCTAGGGCACCTCGTGGTCTCTTTATCTGGGATAACTTTGTATCAACTAAGCCCCGACGAACTAGGTTTGCTGAAGTTTCCACCGCAACCAGCCTTGCCAAGGCATACCAGGTTAAAACAGAGAGGGGAAGAGAAACAGACTCATCCAGCTtgaatttctcaaaatcaccCTCACTCTGCACCTTAGTTAGCAATTAGCTATTATTATTGCTATGAATGAACTATGGTAATTTTCTGTCTACGTTACGGTAAAAAGTGCTAATATATTCCTTAAGGGTAATGATGGGGAagagcataaataaaaaatctggcTTAAAGAATACCTGGGCAAAAACGTAATGCAAACGTAAACTGCATTTTATCTAAGCATTGTTTGGTTGGTTGGTCCTTCGAATCAACCGGTGAagggagagagaggagagagagagagagagagagagagagaggaagagagagagagagagagagagagaggagagaggagagagagagagagagagaggagagagagagagagagagagagacgagagagagagagagagaggagagaggagagaggagagaggagagagagagagagagagagagagagagagagagagagagagagagtgagagagagagagaggaggagagagagaggagaggagagaggagagagagaggaggatTAAGCTGAATTGATTTTATgaataatttatccaaattttCGGTTTTAATACAGTTTGAGCTCTTTTTGAAcgaaaactattttaaaaaatcttgttcctacttcattttttttttcttttttttttatagaagtatGTCATGACAGCTTGGGTAATATACGTATTAtagaaattttttgtatttagttttgaACCTGTATATTTGTTCTAGGTCGCCTGCACTAACTGGAAGAGAACTCTTATGATTCTCTCCGGCAAGGCCAATACATCGAATCCTCTATCAATACTGGCTGATGACTCACACCGGCCTCACGTCTGGAAAACTCTAGTCAATTTTACAACCAGTGAATCTCAAAGTAGATTAGAGAATTATTACAAATTTATGTTTGTTCGTCACCCCTTTGAACGACTAGTTTCTGCCTACGTGAAcaaattctatcaaaattattctGACTACTTTCGTTTTAGATATGGCCGGGCCATTGTGCAAAGTTATAGAAAAAATCCAACGGACGAAGCACTTGCTCGAGGTCATGATGTAACCTTTTCTGAGTTTGTACAATACCTTATTGATCCCAAGAGTAGGGAGAAAGGCCCTTTTAATGAACACTGGCGACCTATGCACGAACTTTGTCGACCTTGTCATATAAAATATGATACTATTGGGAAATACGAAACTTTACTTGAAGATTCTTGGCTGGTACTTGAAAATGCACAGAATAACCACGAAGTGGGATTTCCTCAAATTCAGAAAAGATCGAACGTAGTTGTAGTAAAGTCCTACCTTTCTCAAATTACTGAAAGTCAATTGAAAAAGCTTTACAAACTGTATGAGTTAGATTTTAGATTGTTTGGATATGATTTTCAAGTGGAAAGTAACACGAATAGCTTATAACAGTAATAGTCAACCATTATGTTTCTAATTTCCTTCCAGTTTATGTTAAATAATTGAAtaccttttatttttcacttgttTCTCTCTCCCTTTTgctttttgtcttgtttttaattttaaagagaaGGCAGGGGATCGCACGCTTATGGAAATATAATGTTaaattgagttgttttttttttttactctgaagCGCGTTCCATCTATCGTATTAATTATAGGAGTCCGAAATACAAATGTTATTTTCCGAACTGAATGTTAATATTCAGGGTCAtagttaatttgtaaaaaaaggaattctgtGCTATTTTTCTTGATATGGAATtctttctgtttcattttctttttataaattcattcattttcagAAGGGTGGTAGACTTTTAATGGTTCGTGGAAACATGCCTTACTTAGAGTTATATGTGATGTTTTACATCTGATTTTTTCGTATTCTTCAAAAAACCTAATCCAGCTCACCACTGCTAGCTAcggcattatttttttttgcatttttttcaccATTATTGCATTATTATTGTTATAGGTGACCAAAGGtctcacttttcttttttcttcttctttttttttggggggggggggcaaatcaAAATGTGCAGTGTAGGCTATAATTGCGTGTTATGCAGGCAATTTTACTATGCGACCTTCTGACcaaatataaacttaaaaacattcttctgaaaaattaatCTTGTTTTTATTCCAGTAAATGTTATAAAATACggaattttacttttaagactatACAGCTACTGACGACGGCTAGATAAAGAAGGGCGGACGTAGATATgtaggtatttgtttttgggtaTGGGGAAAGaagctgcaaaaaaaaaggaatttactCGAAGGTTGTAGAGAACTAggaaacgtttgtaaaaatcaTAAGATTTTGGGAGGGGTCTGGCCAGCTTTCTGCATGCGTGTTGGATAGCCCaatcaagaaaaacaaactagatTTCTGCTGTTTTTGTAGGAAAATAGGTTTTGGAAGCTTGAACGACATATCCTTTAAGCTAGTTTCATTGAATTATAGATTGTAGATGCATATTGAAAGCCAATGCtcgtttcatttttctaattagcGGGATTTGATTATCAGTTATGAACAATTGCGTGATAATACTCTTCCATTGAGTCTTAGTTTAGTGTGCCGACTACTTGCTttgtcattttgatttttaaaactgCCTCTGCCTATGATCTGCTTTAAGTGATTTATTTCcggtttttgcttctttttcttgttaaagACACTGAATTGAATCTGCCAATTGATAACCATGGTTTATCATATGTGATTTTAGCCTTAAGCTGTCTATTTATGTATAagctgttttatatttttattttttaggtttataTTGTATTTGTATGATggattttcatattattgtaaAGTAACTCCTATGACTGGTTTGTTATATCTCACCTGTGGTACTCACGATGGTCGATATAATGAATGaactaattattttatattataatgatTGGACCTTATAAAAAGGGCATGATTAGTATTATACTTGTATAAAATGAATGTGCCAAACTTTTTATGTTTGGCTCGGCTTACTTATGTTTGAAATTTCgctgttttaaaataattaagtttTGTGATTTATAATATTGAGCAGTTTTTGGGCCAGGTGAGTTTCATTATACTTGCAATGCAGCTTTTACActgaattcaaaaatatttacaaaattccCATCATTGTCAGTAACTAATAAAGACATTACCGCCTTTCCATTGTATGTGAAGTTtgtattaaaaaccaaaaagcccccccccccccccaattggcACCCCAACCATTGGAGaacttttatttgatatttttatcgaatgacaaaattaaaaaaaaaactcaaagaaaaggctaattatattaaaaaaaacacatgtaaTTAAAATAACGTAAAGGATAAAGAAACATCATTATAATAGCCTGAacgtcatttttcctttttcttgttatttcattttagtattCTTAGCTGAACTTGGGTTGATGATCTTCATGCTCCTTTATTGTCGATTTTATATCGCTTATATTTAGTTACAGATaggtttttatggttttcgtaaagttttttcgttttgctgaggacggctattttctgaaatattgcccaagtaattatatataaaaagacTGATTTATGCTATCTCGTTAGGAAATAATTTCTCAATTCTGGGATTTCTTTTGTTTACGAATCATTCGTAATTCTATGCAATGATTATTGAAGTTATTTTTGTCCGAGCCACCAAAAATCCCGAAATGTAATTGAAGAAACAAACAGCTGTTGCACAAAAACTGATTATATTCTGATTtcgctataaaaaaaaaagttacgtTAGAAACGTTTCCGataagaattcttttttttaccactcAAAaagcctaaataaaaaaaaaaaactgttctgcAGGAGAGTGAGTGAAAAAGCAattctacttttatttttggattcAGTGTAAAAAGTTATATGAAGCCCCGTTCACACGTATGCCTTGCCAGAAATCAGTATCTAGACATCGTCATTTGTTCTAATGAAGAATTccataaaaaaagaggaaattaaTTATGGTAGatcgaagatgattatgataaTTGGTTTGAGGTCGaaaaaatgttgaggggaagggcgatttttttttattcaatgaaaattccaaaaaagcatatttcaatgaaaatcttTAAGTCTAAGAAGGGGGTGGAAATCTCCTCCATTGATTATGTTTAGGTATTGATGTCTAGCTAAGCAGGCATATAGAACTTTAGAAAAGTGTTTTTCAGTTCTTGTGataaaatctttgtttttattcctcACTGTAATTCGTTTGCAAACCTCTAGTTTTGTATAAATCGTGAaacgtgtattttttttttttttttttttttttttttgtataagcaAATCAGAAGGTGTAATCATTTGTAACTAATTTGATTGTGGTTTGATTCAACCAATTCTACGGACAGGTGCGACATTTTTCAGTTGTCATTCACTTCCTGGATATCTGAAGTACCTTAAAAAAGCCAATGACACGgatataaattaaaagataattacaaaaattgactCTAGTTTTATTAAAGCTGTATACAAGATTTTTACCATATGGCTATCAAATGATTGTACCTTTGATCTTGTGTTTATAGTTCTATCTATTCGCTTAGTGTTGAAGTTCTTCAAGCTGCATATTTAAATGTTTCTATTGTGCTATGATAGAATGAGCTCCAATCTTGCGAATTACTCTGTATGAAACAATTGTATTTTGAACCTTTCTGTAAGAATTAAAGTCCTTTCCATGAAGTTTGTGTTTGTGGTtggaatttaaagtaaatttcaagaagaagaagagcatGATGAAATTAATTCAACTCATAATATAAAATGAGGAGAAAATCCTCTAAGATTAATATTTGCCTTTAGCAAAACTTTCACGAAACAATATAccttatgaaaaataaacagcGGCCCAGTTTTCTTCAAGTCcagcaaaaaatatttatttcgtatgtgacgttATTGCTTCTCTGTGATGTTATTACTTTAGCTAATTTAAGAGTTTTTGGAATAGACTATTTAAAAGGGGAGAAAATATAGTATGTTGGTTCTGTTAAAACACAGacaatagaattagaaaaaagggaatGAGACGAAAGAAACATAGAAAAACaaggatttcatttttaacagCTTACATTAAATACTTTTATGTTGCCAGTGAATGCACATGGTGAACAATAATCGAAACACGGATGAGATCTAACGTAAAATGCCGTACCGCCGTTTTAGTGAGAAAACCCAGCTGTGTGAGAAATATAAATCATATCAGATTTCTCTGTTCGGTTTTAATGACATTTGAATTAGTTTTAATATAAGGTGTTTTTTGTCTAGCATTCTCTTTAAACGTATGTCATTAACATTAAAATACTAATACAGATTGTGATAGTAttttatgaatataaaaataatctaacaatgaaaataGTAATACAAATAATACTGAATATCCATTCTGATGCTATCATATGTTTTTGGTGACAGTATTACTATGCTTAGTTGCTTTCCCAGTTGTTCGAAGTAAAACTCTTTTAAGCTTCCACCAATAAGAGTAATATATAGTTCCATTATAATCTCACATTCCCTTGGATTGTGATTCCTTGGCTTTTGACTTAAAATCGATACTTTTCTGGATCCTTCCTAAAGTCCAAAACAGAATATATTTCTAGTGCAAATGTATCCTTTAAGCTGACCTATTAGGTTATTAGAGCAACAAAATCCGCCAAGTGGCTAGTTACAATCAATGGTCAATTACTTACCAATTACTTATAAATTACTTACCAGCTTACCAAATGGCAAATTACAATCAGTGGTCAattacttaataaaaattacttgGAATTATCCTGGAACTAATTCATGTCAGGTAATTACTCTTTTAGACGAACCTTAATCAAATATTGACACATGCTCTAAGTGAGAGGCAATAATGAGGTGAATCTTGGCAGTGTAATCCCACTTGAGGATAACTGTGATGTGCTCTTGCCACTGAGATTTTACTTAAACACAGATAAAGCAGCGTATAAGCTGACTACTCGAAGAGGAAATGGAATCGATTTAAGCCGACTTGGTAGCGCCTTGCGGAAACCTGGCCTTGGTTAAGTAAGATCTAATGAAAGAATAGGGTTGAGAAGAAGTATCATATTAACTAGAAGTGTTGAACCATCTCTTTGCTAAGGGGAAGGTCCTGACA contains these protein-coding regions:
- the LOC136032982 gene encoding carbohydrate sulfotransferase 11-like, yielding MQWYPVKKIFLFPSFFLFVFIVVEFSNSPGSESYDIYNNSATEQTKIEYDLKKLLRIQKNRKKRIRNACRDAYGNLHGLHRKSLNMSSLDHVISVDQQHLLYCYVPKVACTNWKRTLMILSGKANTSNPLSILADDSHRPHVWKTLVNFTTSESQSRLENYYKFMFVRHPFERLVSAYVNKFYQNYSDYFRFRYGRAIVQSYRKNPTDEALARGHDVTFSEFVQYLIDPKSREKGPFNEHWRPMHELCRPCHIKYDTIGKYETLLEDSWLVLENAQNNHEVGFPQIQKRSNVVVVKSYLSQITESQLKKLYKLYELDFRLFGYDFQVESNTNSL